One genomic window of Panicum hallii strain FIL2 chromosome 6, PHallii_v3.1, whole genome shotgun sequence includes the following:
- the LOC112898550 gene encoding alpha/beta hydrolase domain-containing protein 17C-like, with amino-acid sequence MLSGCSVSSLAARFAFFPPEPATYAVRKDEATGRLVASGVPRDNALDVLLVDTRRGNKVVAFYFRNPCARLTLLYSHGNAADLGQLYDLFVQLKVNLKINLMGYDYSGYGASTGKPSEENTYADIEAVYQCLETEYGISQEDIILYGQSVGSGPTLHLASRLPRLRGVVLHSAILSGLRVVCHVNFTLCFDIYKNVKKIKKVKCPVLVIHGTDDDVVNWSHGKELWKLAREPYDPLWIKGGGHCNLELYPDFIRHLSRFIREMETITTKIRLKKIRQSLQPRKKAHRTNTATTTTFTANCCCRIRVRKPTCPSCNFSCGCWGLRNCFTFRFLRCCHSCFSCSSCCSCRSCFKCCCCGDAR; translated from the exons ATGCTGTCGGGGTGCTCGGTGTCCAGTCTCGCGGCGCGGTTCGCCTTCTTCCCGCCGGAGCCGGCGACGTACGCCGTCCGGAAGGACGAGGCCACCGGCCGCCTCGTCGCCTCCGGCGTGCCGCGGGACAATGCCCTCGACGTGCTGCTCGTCGACACCAGGAGGGGGAACAAGGTGGTGGCCTTCTACTTCCGGAACCCCTGCGCGCGCCTCACCCTGCTCTACTCGCACGGCAACGCCGCCGACCTCGGCCAGCTCTACGACCTCTTTGTGCAGCTCAAGGTCAATCTCAAGATCAATCTGATGGG ATATGACTACTCTGGCTATGGCGCATCTACTGGCAAG CCGAGTGAAGAAAATACATATGCAGACATTGAAGCAGTTTACCAATGCTTAGAAACCGAGTATGGGATCAGCCAGGAAGATATTATCCTGTATGGACAATCTGTGGGCAGTGGGCCAACATTACATTTAGCCTCCCGTCTGCCTAGATTGCGCGGGGTGGTTCTCCACAGCGCTATACTGTCAGGCCTCCGTGTTGTTTGCCATGTGAACTTTACTCTCTGCTTTGACATTTACAAA AATGtcaagaaaataaaaaaggtGAAATGCCCAGTGCTCGTTATTCAT GGGACGGATGATGACGTTGTGAACTGGTCACATGGTAAGGAGCTGTGGAAACTGGCAAGGGAGCCTTATGATCCACTCTGGATCAAAGGGGGAGGTCACTGCAACCTGGAGCTGTATCCTGACTTCATCCGCCACCTCTCCCGTTTCATCCGTGAAATGGAGACCATCACAACAAAAATCCGGCTCAAGAAGATTAGGCAGTCCCTCCAGCCCAGAAAGAAGGCCCACCGCACAAACACCGCCACAACAACAACCTTCACCGCTAACTGCTGCTGCCGCATTCGAGTTCGCAAACCGACCTGCCCCAGCTGCAACTTCAGTTGCGGCTGCTGGGGGCTGAGGAACTGCTTCACATTCCGTTTTCTCAGGTGCTGCCATTCCTGCTTCtcctgcagcagctgctgctccTGCCGGAGCTGCTTCAAGTGCTGCTGTTGTGGAGACGCGCGATAA
- the LOC112898276 gene encoding protein mago nashi homolog 2, whose translation MATGGGDNGGAAGDGEFYLRYYVGHKGKFGHEFLEFEFRPDGKLRYANNSNYKNDTMIRKEVFVSPSVLREARRIIQESDIMKEDDSNWPEPDRIGRQELEIVMGNEHISFTTSKIGSLVDVQSSKDPEGLRIFYYLVQDLKCFVFSLINLHFKIKPIQS comes from the exons atggcgacgggcggcggcgacaacggcggcgctgcgggcgaCGGCGAGTTCTACCTTCGGTACTACGTGGGGCACAAGGGCAAGTTCGGGCACGAGTTCCTCGAGTTCGAGTTCCGCCCCGACGGCAAGCTCCGCTACGCCAACAACTCCAACTACAAGAACGACACCATGATCCGCAAGGAGGTCTTCGTCTCCCCCTCCGTCCTCCGCGAGGCCAGGAGGATCATCCAGGAGTCCGAT ATTATGAAGGAGGACGACAGCAACTGGCCGGAGCCCGACCGCATCGGCCGGCAGGAGCTCGAGATCGTCATGGGCAACGAGCACATCTCATTCACCACCTCCAAGATCGGCTCCCTCGTCGATGTCCAGTCCAGCAAGGACCCGGAGGGCCTCCGGATCTTCTACTACCTCGTCCAG GATCTGAAGTGTTTTGTGTTTTCGCTCATCAACCTCCACTTCAAGATCAAACCAATTCAGTCCTGA